The following coding sequences are from one Neodiprion lecontei isolate iyNeoLeco1 chromosome 7, iyNeoLeco1.1, whole genome shotgun sequence window:
- the LOC107221056 gene encoding laminin subunit alpha: MILQAQGLVILAIAAVFARGEILTPPYFNLADGREISATATCGVDTPGPELYCKLVGANADQDEDINLIQGQVCDYCDPNDPLKRHPPEYAVDGTQTWWQSPPLSRGMKYNEVNLTINLGQEFHVAYVYIRMGNSPRPGLWALEKSKDYGKTWSPWQYFSDSENDCLTYFGVNSREGIKRDDSVICTTEYSKLVPLEGGEIPFSTLTDRPSANHYFNSSVLQEWTRATNVRFRFLRTKNLFGHLMSVARQDPTVTRRYFYSIKDISIGGRCMCNGHADTCDVQDPNIPDKLLCRCHHNTCGPQCASCCKGFEQKKWRISTASKKFICEPCNCFGHTDECQYDPQIDEQHLSLDIHGKYEGGGVCQNCKHNTEGINCDRCKAGFYKPYDKHLNETDVCQPCNCDLSFSTGNCAEGSGKCECRPEYVAPDCTECSYGYFGYPKCRPCECHLKGTDGYHCEATDGHCPCKENYAGHYCNLCAEGYYNFPGCLPCGCNDLGATDEFCDVTSGNCTCKNNYAGRACDVCENGYFNYPSCRFCDCDAQGTQGEICDKTNGQCLCKDGYGGPRCDKCLTGFFGYPNCQPCKCSTNGSPFTSCDVKGTCSCYVNFSGKTCDQCSPGYYKYPECIDCKCDNHGAIGLSCDAEGKCQCHENFDGLRCDKCKEGFYNFPTCEGCNCDPAGVIETFQGCGSVPIGELCQCKERVAGRICNECKPLFWNLQPRNPQGCEECQCNIPGTIAGIGECDTKSGQCICKTAVTGRGCTHCSDGMYNLQEYNLFGCDNCACDVGGSINPICDKQSGQCYCRPRVTGRMCNKPLQAHYFPTLHQFQYEVEDGRTPSNNPVRYGFAEDLFPGYSWKGYAVFSPLQDKIIQDVHIQKSTLYRMVLRYINLNPNPISGLIKITPEHSHDTEQEFTVVFKPTSKPMFVTVAGSSGTVPSPLVMDPGRWDISISTKSSLLLDYFVLLPAAYYEATILTQEVKRPCEIGYNGLCRHFSYPSLSTFDTVRGDAGYSIQDNQRERLTEYFTDRAALNELGEKRVALINDKQQEIHYDVRISKPGIYILVVTYITPISNDQIATVLVEANASYNGKVMLYPCRYTSVCRQVVTDKYGRVTPLQLPSHYVSVILSAEPYTDSAIVSIVAIPYENWSLDYIKPKSVCVRKGGKCVPGIFPEAADAKHIEFEVGNEILEVDSRPPGIYDNSTKLIYLSNNNTMIDIKAKVPLPGEYVFVVQYFQPDHPEFELDVLVQNGKFYEAKIPLPNCPSNSGCRSIVHQSNGETKFDLIENFMITFKKGAGDNAVWLDYILVIPAGPRVQETLQKIQFDQTKEFIKKCGTNHFHINITDDGFCRDSVFSLTADYNNGAQPCNCDVEGTLSFECQEFGGQCSCRPNVIGRQCEICKTGFYGFPDCKPCNCPSTANCAPETGECICPPNVSGQRCDVCKPRTYGFDPIIGCEDCNCDPNGVTDNDLQCNLYNGNCNCKVNVIGRQCDKCRPGYAEYPYCTECECDIRGTTADICDQKTAECFCKSNVQGSGCDVCAEGTFDIQLNNPNGCTKCFCFGKTTRCSSASLYKTYVTDMNNWKAAIINEKIGNVTILRNVPISQNNSQIFMSLTHNETFKNTIYFSAPDTYLGKRLTAYGGYLKYLIYYTTGPFGEAVAGADVILYGANTYLLYSGDEQPPSSMDFEASVQIVETNFRTLNDLDATRDQIMVVLEDLQGIYIRAKYWQPSVVIWLSYVTLDDATETYSSSSNVIASSVEQCHCPPNYKGLSCEECATGYYRVSSGPHGGYCVPCQCNDHSNTCDVNTGRCYDCKHSTTGDHCELCEIGYYGNATVGTPGDCNICACPLPIASNNFANSCQVNEEGDKISCDCLEGYYGARCQSCSAGFYGRPQEVGDYCKPCQCSGNIDPEDEHSCDSIDGTCLACLHNTYGQACNLCAPGFYGDAVQLKDCQSCICDTCGMTRCNNYNGSCECHPNVIGEKCDRCADNHYGFKSCQGCLPCDCGVASYSSQCDDDTGKCRCAPGVTGRQCDRCTPGYWNYGPSGCESCGCNTEYSIGASCDAETGHCTCLPGVIGDKCDKCPHRWVLIEQEGCFQCDSCAHDLLDDTDRLAEQLVPIVQEFKTVAAGYFTNRRLQFINETVDQLDKQVQLLDPSRVDFVPLQKEISQLDQDVQNQQRKVEYISENSEKWAEGAMNTSVEMKLLEKDAAKEIDRVNVIVDEVKSLALNIDQGTGPKVDNALKEAKEIIKKIEGVSFRSFRDKANDQVDRANILLTEMEQNNIPITNLSTVVMDLNKKVVNLTNKIDDMMNNTQMTQLNANVAERLNLENRIAQETGNFDTAKNSTNEAQEDLNAGKELNENATRFLNQAINFINTIKEDTQRDVRSKLNETTYGNDQILVDVLDLVKNATKHAETLNQYSLDLDGILTDTRNTSAVRAASAYKDISETINGAYEAAVDAIKAANNATQLSDGIGGRTLTSQNRSQELLDMAINALDQTEGSLEDDLIETQNDVSSIDNQNRNNTAELDRIESVLKGLSPDSSSPLAQQFMDKADKVQDVTQRAINDMKGTVEKLPEDLVDAKKLSKDMEDSIHDISQANKQLDVVERIVPNITNLINDLGSKQSSIETTGKMLQQKIDDLKHSIANARELADMIKIGLTFYRNTTLELKNPESLPLLATSTKISAYFRTNQTNGFMLYLGNEQKSKQSRFKTNDFMALLVENGYPVLVVDLGSGPERIISNRFVADNVWRQVIIERTGTNIKLIIREDIGEGKDELFVKEQVIPGPYSIFNLDQDQSKLFVGGYPAAFQIQNAVTSASFEGEMEELVIGDTPVSFWNFVYGENNREGAVERDKLINFQPSTGYRFDGNGYAIISIKQSQISMDAQKFNIKLNFKTFAENGLMYLMVNGRNFFSLEMKDGHVLYQYNLGQSTAFIKTTKTFNDGNWHNLIALRQQKQGTLEIDNSGKVWGEVKGASTSFESQDRIYFGGHPTLHSYSSVTTEGFEGCIDQVYISDTQVDLSSSTQAFGVTSGCPVRFARLVSFEEGNPGYVKWENASAPNSLKVNLKFKTSAKSGLIYYATNDDQSAVSMMSLMNGRLFVRSQGEELSTSKDGIKFNDNEWHVVTATHDENSLRLDIDDIENYITEIPPPPLHILYGSLYIGGLPPDYNVKKQGNLSTVPFVGCIEDATLNGIIINFANSTDRPGAFLGKCKGGDQPSRPPAVQTQRPDETWTPEPVPDIPTPPKRTDVNIPFEENDGLNNIEGRLTVGPVTSTTATPVVVTSEPLKPVITPAPRTANECHLPQYPANDSDVNNGWRFGTKKNSRFEYNSLGGRYMNDYDIQIDFKTMENDGIIFYSAVLGKQDLIAVYLKEGKVHYKFDCGSGPALLIGATKTNNNQWHTIVFKRKGNTGELAIDDEQIIRQNSAGDATMMDVIPPFYVGGFRSELSDNVFRSTGINSTFSGCLKSFMMNGNLVGDPTTTIGVIPCSKSVEPGLFFYPGNGSNYYKDTDKHQFGGTIDIQMNIKPRTISGHLLSTHGKRDYLVLEMDNGTVRFLVKTQKGIIETSFQLPNRNSLCDGNWHSIRATRQKNAVLLSVDNKSAPPGTGSRNIYGVQSKQPIFIGGHLRLSRARGSKSRQQYVGCINNVIINSVPLTLNPLRANGKVITGICPTI, translated from the exons GAATTTCACGTCGCATACGTTTACATCCGTATGGGCAACTCCCCTCGTCCCGGATTATGGGCACTCGAAAAGTCGAAGGATTACGGAAAGACGTGGTCGCCATGGCAGTACTTTTCCGATTCGGAGAACGACTGTCTTACATATTTTGGCGTGAACAGTCGCGAAGGAATAAAAAGAGACGACAGTGTGATTTGTACCACGGAATATTCGAAGCTGGTTCCGTTGGAAGGCGGAGAGATTCCATTCTCCACTTTGACCGACAGACCTTCGGCCAACCATTACTTCAACTCCTCGGTTCTGCAGGAGTGGACCAGAGCCACCAACGTCCGATTTCGCTTTCTACGCACGAAGAACTTGTTCGGACATTTGATGTCCGTCGCTCGACAGGATCCAACAGTCACCAGGCGT TACTTCTACTCCATCAAAGACATCAGTATAGGTGGACGCTGCATGTGTAACGGTCATGCGGACACTTGCGATGTTCAGGATCCGAACATTCCCGATAAGCTTCTCTGTAGATGTCATCACAACACCTGTGGACCTCAGTGCGCATCCTGTTGCAAGGGTTTCGAACAAAAGAAATGGCGAATATCAACAGCGTCCAAGAAGTTCATTTGCGAAC CTTGCAATTGTTTCGGTCATACGGACGAGTGTCAATATGACCCTCAAATCGATGAACAACATTTGTCACTGGATATTCATGGGAAATATGAAGGAGGTGGCGTGTGCCAGAACTGTAAGCACAACACAGAGGGTATAAATTGCGACCGTTGTAAGGCAGGCTTCTACAAACCGTACGACAAACATCTCAATGAAACTGATGTCTGTCAGC CTTGCAATTGTGATTTATCATTTTCCACTGGAAACTGTGCGGAAGGTTCAGGAAAGTGCGAATGTCGTCCGGAATATGTGGCTCCTGATTGTACGGAATGCAGTTATGGTTACTTCGGTTATCCGAAGTGTCGGCCTTGCGAATGTCATCTTAAAGGAACAGATGGTTATCATTGCGAGGCTACGGACGGCCATTGTCCATGCAAAGAAAACTACGCGGGACATTACTGTAACTTGTGTGCAGAAGGATACTACAACTTCCCTGGCTGCCTGC CATGCGGCTGCAATGATTTAGGAGCGACCGACGAGTTTTGTGACGTGACAAGTGGAAACTGTACGTGCAAAAACAATTACGCTGGAAGAGCGTGCGACGTTTGCGAGAACGGTTATTTCAACTACCCATCGTGCAGGTTCTGCGATTGCGATGCGCAAGGCACTCAAGGCGAAATCTGCGACAAGACGAACGGGCAATGTTTGTGTAAGGACGGTTATGGCGGACCTCGTTGTGACAAGTGTCTGACTGGATTCTTCGGGTACCCGAATTGTCAACCATGCAAGTGTAGTACCAATGGTTCTCCGTTCACATCTTGTGACGTGAAAGGAACGTGTTCGTGTTACGTAAACTTTTCGGGAAAAACTTGCGACCAGTGTAGCCCAGGGTATTACAAATATCCTGAGTGTATAGATTGCAAATGTGACAATCACGGTGCAATTGGTCTCTCATGTGACGCTGAAGGCAAGTGCCAGTGTCACGAGAACTTCGACGGTCTAAGGTGTGACAAGTGCAAGGAAGGCTTCTACAACTTCCCGACCTGTGAAGGATGCAACTGCGACCCAGCTGGTGTGATAGAAACATTCCAAGGATGCGGTTCAGTGCCCATCGGAGAACTATGTCAGTGTAAAGAGAGGGTAGCGGGCCGAATTTGCAACGAATGCAAGCCGTTATTTTGGAATTTACAACCAAGAAACCCGCAAGGATGCGAAGAGTGCCAGTGCAATATTCCTGGTACAATTGCAGGGATTGGCGAATGTGACACAAAGTCTGGTCAATGTATTTGCAAAACGGCAGTTACTGGCAGGGGATGCACCCACTGCTCGGATGGGATGTACAATCTGCAAGAATACAACTTGTTCGGATGCGATAATTGCGCATGTGACGTTGGCGGCTCGATAAATCCAATTTGCGACAAACAATCGGGACAATGTTATTGCAGACCTCGAGTAACAGGACGCATGTGCAACAAGCCGTTGCAAGCTCATTACTTCCCTACCTTGCATCAATTCCAGTACGAAGTTGAAGACGGTAGAACACCGAGCAACAATCCGGTTCGTTACGGTTTTGCTGAGGACTTGTTCCCCGGTTACAGTTGGAAAGGATACGCcgtcttctctcctctccaaGATAAAATTATACAGGATGTGCACATTCAGAAGTCGACGTTGTATCGAATGGTTCTACGGTACATTAATCTGAACCCCAATCCGATTTCCGGGTTGATCAAAATCACTCCTGAGCACTCGCACGACACTGAGCAGGAATTTACGGTCGTATTTAAACCAACTTCGAAACCGATGTTTGTAACAGTTGCTGGATCTTCGGGGACAGTTCCATCACCCCTAGTAATGGATCCCGGTCGTTGGGACATCAGCATTTCAACAAAGTCGAGCTTACTTCTCGATTACTTCGTTCTTCTACCAGCAGCCTACTACGAAGCTACTATTCTGACTCAGGAGGTCAAGCGGCCTTGCGAAATAGGGTACAACGGACTCTGCAGACACTTTAGCTATCCAAGCTTGTCGACTTTCGATACTGTCCGGGGAGACGCAGGCTATTCAATTCAGGATAACCAAAGAGAACGGTTGACGGAATATTTCACTGACCGTGCAGCTCTCAATGAGCTTGGTGAAAAACGTGTTGCACTAATTAATGATAAACAACAGGAAATACATTACGACGTACGGATATCGAAACCTGGAATTTACATTCTAGTTGTAACTTACATCACGCCAATTTCGAACGATCAAATAGCGACTGTCCTTGTCGAAGCGAATGCATCATACAACGGAAAAGTGATGCTTTACCCGTGCAGATATACCTCTGTGTGCAGACAAGTTGTAACTGACAAATACGGAAGAGTCACTCCTCTGCAACTTCCATCCCATTACGTAAGCGTCATTTTATCTGCAGAACCGTACACGGATAGTGCCATTGTATCTATCGTCGCTATTCCTTACGAGAACTGGTCCCTGGATTATATCAAACCAAAATCTGTCTGCGTGCGCAAAGGTGGGAAGTGTGTACCAGGAATCTTTCCCGAAGCTGCCGACGCCAAACACATCGAGTTCGAAGTGGGCAATGAGATTTTGGAAGTAGACAGCAGGCCTCCCGGCATTTATGACAACTCTACAAAATTGATCTATCTTAGTAACAACAACACTATGATAGACATTAAGGCCAAAGTACCTCTACCCGGGGAATACGTATTTGTTGTACAATATTTCCAACCAGATCATCCGGAATTTGAATTGGACGTGCTAGTTCAAAACGGCAAGTTTTACGAGGCCAAAATACCTTTGCCAAATTGCCCAAGCAACAGTGGTTGTCGTAGCATTGTGCACCAATCCAACGGCGAGACGAAGTTTGATCTGATAGAAAACTTCATGATCACATTCAAAAAGGGTGCTGGTGATAACGCCGTCTGGCTTGACTACATATTGGTAATTCCGGCTGGTCCACGCGTGCAAGAGACACTGCAGAAGATACAATTTGATCAAACTAAAGAGTTTATAAAGAAATGTGGGACCAACCATTTTCACATCAACATTACGGACGACGGCTTTTGTCGGGACTCAGTTTTCTCACTGACCGCCGATTATAACAACGGGGCGCAACCCTGTAACTGCGATGTCGAAGGAACGTTGAGCTTCGAATGCCAGGAATTCGGTGGTCAATGTTCTTGCCGACCAAACGTCATCGGCAGACAgtgtgaaatttgtaaaactgGCTTTTACGGATTTCCTGATTGCAAACCGTGCAATTGTCCCAGCACCGCGAATTGCGCTCCTGAAACTGGAGAGTGCATTTGTCCACCGAACGTAAGCGGGCAACGTTGCGACGTTTGCAAGCCAAGAACTTACGGTTTCGATCCAATTATAGGCTGTGAAGATTGTAACTGCGACCCGAACGGAGTAACTGACAACGATTTACAGTGTAATCTGTACAATGGAAACTGCAACTGCAAGGTGAATGTCATCGGCCGCCAATGCGACAAGTGCAGGCCTGGTTACGCCGAATATCCTTATTGCACTGAATGCGAATGCGATATCCGGGGAACGACCGCCGATATTTGCGACCAAAAAACGGCCGAATGTTTCTGCAAATCAAATGTTCAAGGGTCTGGTTGCGACGTGTGCGCAGAGGGTACTTTCGACATCCAACTAAACAACCCGAACGGCTGTACAAAATGTTTCTGCTTTGGCAAAACAACCCGTTGTTCATCGGCCAGTCTTTACAAGACTTACGTAACAGACATGAATAACTGGAAAGCGGcgataataaatgaaaaaattggcaacGTAACGATACTGAGAAACGTTCCGATCAGCCAGAataattctcaaattttcatgAGCTTGACCCATAACGAAACTTTCAAAAACACCATCTACTTCTCAGCGCCAGACACATACCTCGGTAAAAGGTTGACAGCCTACGGCGGTTACCTGAAATACTTAATTTATTACACCACTGGCCCATTTGGCGAGGCTGTGGCAGGTGCAGACGTTATTTTATACGGGGCAAACACGTATCTGCTATATTCCGGAGACGAACAGCCTCCGTCTTCAATGGATTTCGAAGCTTCGGTTCAGATAGTGGAAACCAATTTCAGAACACTGAATGATCTAGACGCGACGAGGGATCAAATAATGGTCGTACTGGAAGACTTGCAAGGAATTTACATCCGTGCCAAATATTGGCAGCCAAGTGTCGTGATATGGTTGTCGTACGTAACGTTGGACGATGCGACAGAGACCTATTCCTCGAGCAGTAACGTAATAGCCAGCAGTGTGGAACAGTGTCACTGTCCTCCGAATTACAAAGGCCTATCTTGCGAAGAATGTGCCACAGGATATTACAGAGTATCCTCAGGACCTCACGGCGGCTACTGTGTTCCTTGCCAATGTAACGATCATTCCAACACGTGCGACGTTAACACCGGTCGTTGTTACGACTGCAAGCACAGTACAACTGGAGACCATTGCGAGTTGTGCGAAATCGGTTACTACGGCAATGCCACTGTTGGAACTCCGGGCGATTGCAACATTTGTGCCTGTCCGTTGCCAATAGCATCGAACAACTTTGCCAATAGTTGCCAGGTGAACGAAGAAGGTGACAAGATCAGCTGCGATTGTCTCGAAGGGTATTACGGCGCCCGCTGCCAGTCATGCTCGGCTGGTTTTTACGGTAGACCCCAAGAAGTAGGGGACTATTGCAAACCCTGCCAGTGCTCGGGAAACATCGATCCGGAAGACGAGCATTCGTGCGACTCCATCGACGGGACATGTCTCGCATGTTTACACAACACTTACGGCCAGGCGTGCAATCTCTGTGCTCCAGGCTTCTACGGCGACGCGGTACAACTCAAAGACTGCCAAAGCTGCATATGCGACACTTGCGGAATGACAAGGTGCAACAACTACAACGGAAGCTGCGAGTGTCACCCGAATGTCATCGGAGAGAAATGCGACCGTTGTGCCGATAACCATTATGGATTCAAGTCATGCCAAGGGTGTCTGCCATGCGATTGTGGAGTTGCATCGTACAGTAGCCAGTGTGATGATGACACTGGAAAGTGTCGTTGTGCGCCTGGAGTCACCGGCAGACAATGTGACCGCTGTACTCCCGGATACTGGAATTACGGACCCAGTGGATGTGAAT CATGTGGGTGTAACACGGAATATTCCATCGGGGCATCTTGCGATGCCGAAACTGGGCATTGCACGTGTCTTCCGGGAGTGATAGGCGATAAGTGTGATAAATGTCCGCACCGTTGGGTACTCATTGAACAAGAAGGCTGCTTCCAATGTGATTCTTGTGCTCACGATCTCCTCGATGACACCGATCGTCTTGCTGAACAATTGGTTCCTATTGTTCAAGAATTCAAA actGTTGCAGCGGGCTATTTCACGAATCGCCGTTTGCAATTCATAAACGAAACAGTCGATCAACTGGACAAACAAGTCCAGCTACTGGATCCGAGCCGAGTAGATTTCGTGCCTTTGCAAAAGGAAATTTCGCAACTTGATCAAGACGTACAAAATCAACAACGCAAGGTGGAATACATATCTGAAAATAGTGAGAAATGGGCGGAGGGCGCAATGAATACGTCGGTAGAGATGAAattgttggaaaaagatgCAGCCAAAGAGATAGACCGTGTAAACGTGATTGTAGATGAAGTGAAAAGCTTGGCACTGAACATAGACCAGGGTACCGGGCCAAAAGTTGATAACGCATTGAAGGAAGCTAAAgagattattaaaaaaattgaaggcgTTTCATTCCGCAGTTTTCGCGACAAAGCGAACGATCAGGTAGATCGTGCTAATATTTTGTTGACAGAGATGGAACAAAATAATATTCCTATCACGAATTTGAGTACAGTCGTCAtggatttgaataaaaaagtgGTAAACCTGACCAACAAAATAGACGACATGATGAACAATACTCAGATGACGCAATTAAATGCCAACGTTGCTGAGAGATTGAACTTGGAGAATAGAATAGCCCAAGAAACGGGGAACTTTGACACAGCCAAGAACTCCACCAACGAAGCGCAAGAAGATCTGAATGCTGGAAAAGAACTGAACGAGAATGCAACGAGATTTTTGAACCAGgctattaattttatcaacacAATTA AAGAGGATACCCAACGGGATGTTcgttcaaaattgaacgaaactACGTACGGCAATGACCAAATTTTAGTAGATGTTCTCGACTTGGTTAAGAATGCGACAAAACATGCTGAAACATTGAACCAATATTCTCTCGATTTGGATGGCATACTTACCGATACCCGAAACACAAGCGCTGTGAGAGCTGCTTCTGCTTACAAGGATATCTCAGAAACAATTAACGGAGCTTACGAAGCGGCCGTAGATGCTATCAAAGCCGCAAATAATGCTACGCAGCTT TCTGACGGAATTGGAGGAAGAACATTGACATCTCAAAACAGATCACAGGAATTGTTGGATATGGCTATAAACGCTCTCGATCAAACTGAGGGATCACTTGAGGATGATTTAATTGAGACGCAAAATGATGTCAGCAGTATAGATAATCAAAATCGCAATAACACTGCAGAGCTGGACCGTATAGAGAG TGTTCTAAAGGGGCTTTCACCCGATTCTTCATCACCGTTGGCTCAACAATTCATGGACAAGGCTGATAAAGTACAAGACGTAACACAGCGCGCGATCAATGACATGAAAGGAACTGTCGAAAAACTACCGGAAGATCTCGTCGACGCGAAAAAACTTTCCAAGGATATGGAGGATTCGATTCACGATATATCGCAAGCGAATAAACAATTGGATGTTGTAGAAAGGATCGTTCCGAACATTACAAATTTGATAAATGACCTGGGAAGTAAACAAAGTTCAATTGAGACGACGGGAAAGATGTTACAGCAAAAAATTGACGACCTGAAACACAGTATTGCAAATGCAAGAGAATTAGCCGATATGATCAAGATTGGTCTGACCTTCTACAGGAATACAACGTTGGAACTGAAGAATCCTGAGAGTCTGCCTCTATTGGCAACATCGACTAAAATATCCGCATATTTCAGAACGAATCAAACTAACGGTTTCATGTTATACTTAGGAAATGAACAAAAGAGCAAACAATCTCGTTTTAAGACG aATGACTTTATGGCGCTTTTAGTCGAAAACGGCTACCCTGTGCTTGTAGTCGATCTGGGATCGGGACCAGAAAGAATTATCAGTAATAGATTTGTCGCTGACAATGTTTGGCGGCAAGTTATAATCGAACG GACCGGCACAAACATAAAGTTAATCATACGTGAAGATATCGGCGAGGGTAAAGATGAACTATTTGTCAAAGAACAAGTGATTCCCGGTCCCTATTCCATATTCAACTTGGATCAGGATCAGTCGAAGCTATTCGTTGGCGGATATCCGGCAGCATTCCAGATTCAAAACGCAGTTACTTCGGCTTCGTTCGAGGGTGAAATGGAAGAGTTGGTAATCGGTGATACACCCGTGTCATTCTGGAATTTCGTTTACGGAGAAAACAACAGGGAAGGAGCTGTGGAAAGAGACAAACTGATAAACTTCCAACCAAGCACCGGGTACAGATTCGACGGCAACGGCTACGCAATCATCAGCATAAAGCAGTCCCAAATATCTATGGACGCTCAAAAGTTCaatataaaattgaacttCAAAACGTTCGCTGAAAATGGTCTGATGTATTTGATGGTTAACGGAAGAAACTTCTTCTCGTTGGAAATGAAGGATGGACATGTACTCTACCAATACAATCTCGGTCAATCAACCGCGTTTATAAAGACAACGAAGACGTTCAACGACGGTAACTGGCACAATTTGATAGCGTTGCGACAACAGAAACAAGGTACTCTTGAAATCGACAATTCTGGTAAAGTATGGGGCGAAGTTAAGGGAGCATCAACGTCCTTCGAGTCCCAAGATCGCATATACTTTGGGGGTCATCCTACTCTGCATTCTTATTCATCCGTCACAACGGAAGGCTTTGAGGGTTGCATCGACCAAGTTTACATATCCGATACTCAAGTCGATCTTAGCAGTAGCACCCAAGCGTTTGGAGTCACGTCCGGATGTCCCGTCAGG TTCGCGAGACTTGTCTCATTCGAAGAAGGCAATCCTGGATACGTTAAATGGGAAAATGCGTCGGCACCAAATTCTCTGAAAGTAAATCTCAAGTTTAAAACTTCGGCGAAATCGGGACTCATATATTACGCCACGAATGATGACCAGTCGGCGGTAAGTATGATGTCCTTGATGAATGGCCGACTCTTTGTAAGGAGCCAAGGTGAAGAGCTCAGCACAAGCAAGGATGGCATTAAATTCAATGACAATGAGTGGCACGTCGTAACGGCTACTCATGACGAAAACAGTCTCAGACTGGACATTGATGACATCGAAAACTACATCACAGAGATACCACCACCTCCTTTGCACATTCTATACGGTAGCTTGTACATCGGAGGATTACCGCCTGATTACAACGTCAAGAAACAGGGAAATCTATCGACTGTACCATTCGTGGGTTGCATCGAAGACGCGACGTTGAATGGCATCATTATCAATTTTGCCAACAGCACGGATCGGCCTGGTGCATTCCTCGGCAAATGCAAAGGTGGCGATCAACCAT cacGGCCACCGGCTGTCCAGACACAACGACCAGACGAAACATGGACACCGGAACCAGTACCAGATATTCCCACACCTCCGAAACGTACAG aTGTAAACATTCCATTCGAAGAGAATGACGGACTCAATAATATCGAAGGCCGTCTTACAGTCGGACCCGTAACTTCGACTACAGCAACCCCAGTAGTAGTTACTTCAGAACCATTGAAGCCCGTTATAACCCCGGCACCACGGACAGCTAATGAATGCCACCTGCCACAATATCCTGCCAACGATTCTGATGTAAATAATGGATGGCGATTTG GTACCAAGAAAAACAGCAGATTCGAATACAATTCTCTTGGTGGCAGATACATGAACGATTATGATAtacaaattgatttcaaaacAATGGAGAACGATGGTATAATATTCTACAGCGCTGTCCTTGGTAAGCAGGACCTTATTGCTGTATACCTCAAGGAAGGCAAG GTTCATTACAAATTCGATTGTGGCAGTGGACCTGCTTTGTTGATTGGGGCGACAAAGACAAACAACAATCAATGGCACACGATCGTATTCAAGAGAAAGGGTAATACTGGAGAGTTGGCTATTGACGATGAGCAAATAATACGTCAGAATTCTGCGGGAGATGCTACAATGATGGATGTCATTCCACCATTTTACGTTGGAGGCTTCCGATCCGAGTTATCGGATAACGTATTCAGATCCACG GGAATTAATTCCACGTTTAGTGGCTGTTTGAAGAGTTTCATGATGAATGGAAACCTAGTAGGTGACCCAACTACGACGATTGGAGTTATTCCATGCTCCAAGTCGGTCGAACCTGGTCTATTCTTCTATCCAGGAAATGGATCAAATTACTACAAGGACA cggATAAACATCAGTTCGGTGGCACAATCGATATACAAATGAATATCAAACCACGCACAATTTCTGGGCATTTATTGTCAACTCACGGTAAACGTGATTACTTAGTATTGGAAATGGACAATGGTACCGTGAGATTCCTCGTTAAAACACAAAAAGGAATCATCGAGACGTCGTTCCAACTGCCAAATCGCAACTCGTTATGTGATGGAAATTGGCACAGCATTCGTG CTACGAGACAGAAGAATGCAGTGCTTCTATCGGTCGATAACAAATCCGCACCACCTGGTACTGGTTCTAGAAACATATATGGTGTTCAATCGAAACAACCAATATTCATTGGTGGCCATCTAAGGTTATCCAGAGCTCGAGGTTCGAAAAGTCGTCAGCAATATGTGGGGTGCATCAACAATGTTATAATCAATAGCGTACCTCTCACCTTGAACCCATTACGTGCCAATGGTAAAGTAATTACAGGAATATGTCCAACTATTTAA